The sequence GTGCCGGGCATGACCTCTCCCAACCTCTACACCGCCGAAGCCGTCGCCACCGGGGGACGTGCGGGCCACACGCGCAGCTCGGACGGGCGCCTTGATCTGGGACTTAGTGTGCCCGCCAGCATCGGCGGCGACGACGGTCCCGGGACCAACCCCGAGCAGCTGTTCGCCGCCGGGTACGCGGCGTGCTTTCAGGGCGCGCTGGGCGTGATCGCGCGCCGGCAGAAGCTGGAGTTGCCGCAGGAGAGCACGATCACCGCCCGCGTCGGGCTGCAAAAGAGCGGGCTCTCGTTCGCGCTCGACGTGGAACTTGAAGGCCACTTCCCCGGGGTGGGCCGCGAGCAGGCCGAGGCGCTGATGCAGGCCGCCCATGAGGTCTGCCCCTACTCGGTGGCGACGCGCGGCAACGTGGACGTGCGGCTCAGCGTGCGCGAATAGCTTCAGCGCCACGTGAGCGCAAAGGGGGACGCCAACCAGGGCCTCCCCCCTCTTCCCGCGCCGCCCTGGTTGCCCCGCCTGGGCGCGGCCCAGCCTTGTCACCTTGCCAGAGACGAAGGTGGCTCTCGCCCGGGAGGCGCGGAAGAAAGGAAGCGGGTGGTATTCTCCCAGGCAACATGTCCAACATTGCCAAGGGGCTGGAAGGCGTGCTCTTCACCGAGAGCAAACTCACATTCATCAACGGTGCCGAAGGCATTCTGACCCACCTCGGGATTCCGATTCAGGAGTGGGCCGAAAAGAGCACCTTTGAAGAACTCAGCCTTGCGCTGCTCGACGCCGAGCTGCCGACCGCCGAGGAACTCGCCAAATTCGATGCCGAGCTGCGCGCCAACCGCTCGATTCCGGCCGAACTCGTCGAACTGATCGAGAACATGCCGCGCCGCGCTCATCCGATGCAGGCGCTGCGGACCGCCGTGAGCTACCTCGGATTGCTCGACCCGCAGTCGGAAGAGGTCAGCCAGGAAGCCCGCCGGGCCATCTCGATCCGCATGATCGCGCAGTTCTCGACCATCATCGCGGCGATCAAGCGCGCGCAGGAAGGCCAGCCCATCGTGGCCCCGCGCCAGGACCTGACGCACGCGGGCAACTTCCTCTACATGCTCAACGGCAAGGAGCCCACCGCCGAACAGGCGCGGCTCTTTGACATCGCGCTGATCCTGCACGCCGACCACGGCATGAACGCGAGCACCTTCACCGCCATCGCCACGAGCTCGACGATCAGCGACATGTACTCGTGCATCACCTCGGCCATCGGCGCCCTCAAGGGACCGCTGCACGGCGGCGCCAACGAGCAGGTCATGGTGATGCTCGACGAGGTCGGCAGCCCCGACAAGGCCGCCGAATACATCACCGACAAGCTTGACAAGAAAGAAAAGATCATGGGCGTCGGCCACCGCGTCTACAAGTACTTCGACCCGCGCTCGCGCGTGCTGCGCGACTACGCCGAGGTGGTTGCCAACAAGGAAGGCCGCAGCAACTATTACCAGATCCTCGAAACCATCGAGAAGACAGTGGTCGACCGCATCGGCTCCAAGGGCATCTACCCCAACGTGGACTTCTACTCGGGCACGGTGTACTCGGACCTCGGCATCAGCAAGGAGTATTTCACCCCGATTTTCGCGCTCGCCCGCATCAGCGGCTGGTGCGCCTCGGTGATTGAGTACAGCCGCGACAACCGCCTGCTGCGCCCCGACGCCGTCTACACCGGCCTGAGCGACCAGCACTACACCGAGCTCCAAGACCGCCAGTAAGGGTCAGAGGACAAACAAGAAAGCCGGGAGAGTGAACCCCGGCTTTTTTCGTCGCCAGACTCAGAGCAGCCGCCCAGACTCCTGCGGGTCGGGGGCGTGGACCGGCACCCCGCGCGCGCTGAGGGCTTCGCGCAGCATGGGGACATTCTTCAGGGCGTGGCCTCTGGTCGTGTTCTGGAAAAACACGTAGAGCTCGCTCAGGTCACCGGCAACCAGCGCGATCTTCTCGGCCCACTCGTCCATCTCAGCGCGGGTGTAGAGGTAGTCGTGGCGCTCGGCCGCGCTGCCGCCCTCCCACCAGGTTTCGCGGTTGCGCCCGTGCAGTCGCAGGTAGGCCACGTCGCCCGTCACGTGCACCTGCGGCTCGGGCATGCCCCCGACCGGCGGGTAGTCGGGGCTCACCCAGATCACGCCGAGCTCAGCCATCGCCTCTCGGACCTCCGGCCTGTCCCAGCTCGCGTGCCGCAGCTCGACCGCGAGCTCGTGCCCGGCAAAGCGCTCGGTGAGCAGCGCGAGGTACCTGCGGTTGTCCGCCGTGCGGTGGAAGGAATACGGAAACTGCGCGAGGTAGGGCCCCATCACGCCGGCTTCCCGCAGCGGCTCGGGGCTCTGGAGCATCCGGTCGAAGTCGGCACTCTCGGGAGCGCGGTCGTGGGTAAAGACCCGGTTGACCTTGACCGCGAAGCGCACCCGCCCGCCCGATTTGCGCGCCATCCCCTCAAACGCCTTGAGGCCAGGAATCGCGTAGAACGACGAATTGAGCTCGGCCGCGTCGAAGTGCGCCGAGTAGGTGGCGAGGTAGTCGTCTTTGCGTACGCCCTCGTAGATCAGACCCGGAGCGGCCCAGTCCTCATTGGTGTAGCCGCCGCAGCCGATATAGACACGCATGGGGCGAGCATAACCTGCGGCCGGCCCCCGCGCCGCCGTCCACAATATCTCAGCCGCGAGGCCCCAGGCTCTCAGCCGAGTTGCGGGCGGCGGTTGAGCTTCATCCAGAAGTGCCGGATGCCGGCCATCGCCTCGAAAAACTGCCCGAGTTCCAGCGGCTTGACGACGTAGCCGCTCGCGCCGCGGGCATAAGACTCGCGGATGTCGCGCTCCTCGCCGCTGGTGGTCAGCATCACCACCGGAATGTCGCGCGTGCCCTCGTCGGCGCGTATGGCGTCGAGCACAGCGAGGCCGTCCATTTGCGGCATGTTCAGGTCGAGCAAGATCAGGTCCGGCAGCTCGGGCAGGGGGGCCTGCTCGGCGCGGCGCAGGTAGTCGAGGGCTTCTTGGCCGCTCGCCACGACCTTGACCTCCTCGCCCGCCTTGGGATCGAGGGCGGCCAACGTCAACTCGGCGTCGTGGGGGTTGTCGTCGACCAGCAGGATCGGATACCGCATCACGTTCAGTCCTCCCACCCCATTCTATGAGCTGACCTTAAACCTTTCGTGAACCTATCTCCAATCTTGAACGATTTTTCAGGTTGTACCGCGTTCAGTCTGTTCCGCACCCCAGGGTCTCCGGACTTCTGGAGGCCAGGCCGGTGGAACCGCGACCAAGAGAAGGGGGCCGGCCACCATCTGCACAGCATGCGGTCGCCTGAGAGAGAGGGCCGCTATCCTGCGGGGCGTGCTCGCCAAACGCATCATTCCCTGCCTGGACGTGCAACGTGGCCGCGTGGTCAAGAACGTGCGCTTCTTTGAAGACCACCGCGACGCCGGCGATCCGCTGGTCCTCGCGCAACTCTACGAGACGCAGCAGGCCGACGAACTCGTGTTCTACGACATCACCGCCACCCATGAGGGCCGCTCGCTGATGCTCGACGTGGCCGCGCGCGTCGCCGAGCAGGTGATGATGCCGCTGACGGTCGGCGGAGGAATTCATCAGCTTTCCGACTTCCGGCAACTGCTGCTGGCCGGGGCCGACAAGATCAGCGTGAACAGCGGGGCGGTGAAGCGCCCGGAGCTGATCCGCGAGGCGTCGGACCACCACGGCGCGCAGTGCGTGATGCTCTCTATCGACGCCAAGCGCCGGCCCGGGGAGAAAAGCTGGACGGTCCACGTCGGCGGCGGGCGGGTGGACACCGGCCTCGACCTGCTGGAGTGGGCGCGGCGCGGCCAGGAACTCGGCGCGGGCGAGATCTGCCTGAACATCATGGACGCTGACGGTACCCGCGCCGGCTTCGACCTGGAGGCCACCCGCGCCGTGTGCCGCGAGGTGGACCTGCCGGTGATCGCCTCCGGGGGCGCGGGCCGGCTGGAGGATTTCAGCGCGGTGCTCACCGCCGGCGAAGCCGACGCCGCCCTCGCCGCGAGCGTCTTTCACTTTGGCGAGCTGACCGTGCCGCAGGTCAAGGCGTTCCTGGCCGGGCAGGGCGTGCCGGTGCGGCCCGCGTGGCACAGAGGCGTGAGCTCTGAGCTCTGAGCAAAAGCCCTCCTGTCTGCCTTGCCTCAGAGCCCAGAACCCAGAACTCATCACTCACAGCCCCCCGGAGCCTCCCCATGACCGACCACTCCGCCCTCAAATTTGACTCCGACGGCCTGATCCCCGTCGTCACCCAGGACGCCCGCAGCGGCGCCGTCCTCATGCAGGCCTATGCCGACCGCGCCGCCGTCGAGCGCACGCTCGCCACCCGCGAAGCCACCTACTACAGCCGTTCGCGCGCCGCCCAGTGGGTCAAGGGTCAGACGAGCGGCCACACCCAGCGTGTGGTGTCGGTGGCGCTCGACTGCGACGGCGACAGCCTGCTCTACCGCGTCGAGCAGACTGGCCCCGCCTGTCATACCGGTGAGTATTCCTGCTTTCACCGCGACCTGCTGGGGGAAGGCACACCGGACCCCGACGCCGGGCTCGACCCCACCCTCGCGCGGGTGTACGCCACCATCCGTGAGCGACTCGCCACCCTGCCGGAAGGCAGCTACGTCGCGCGGCTGCATGCCGGAGGGCTCGACCGGGTCCTGAAAAAGATCAGTGAGGAGGCGGGCGAGGTGCTGCTCGCGGCCAAGAACGGGGACCGCGCGGAGCTGGCGA is a genomic window of Deinococcus reticulitermitis containing:
- a CDS encoding citrate/2-methylcitrate synthase, coding for MSNIAKGLEGVLFTESKLTFINGAEGILTHLGIPIQEWAEKSTFEELSLALLDAELPTAEELAKFDAELRANRSIPAELVELIENMPRRAHPMQALRTAVSYLGLLDPQSEEVSQEARRAISIRMIAQFSTIIAAIKRAQEGQPIVAPRQDLTHAGNFLYMLNGKEPTAEQARLFDIALILHADHGMNASTFTAIATSSTISDMYSCITSAIGALKGPLHGGANEQVMVMLDEVGSPDKAAEYITDKLDKKEKIMGVGHRVYKYFDPRSRVLRDYAEVVANKEGRSNYYQILETIEKTVVDRIGSKGIYPNVDFYSGTVYSDLGISKEYFTPIFALARISGWCASVIEYSRDNRLLRPDAVYTGLSDQHYTELQDRQ
- a CDS encoding response regulator, with product MRYPILLVDDNPHDAELTLAALDPKAGEEVKVVASGQEALDYLRRAEQAPLPELPDLILLDLNMPQMDGLAVLDAIRADEGTRDIPVVMLTTSGEERDIRESYARGASGYVVKPLELGQFFEAMAGIRHFWMKLNRRPQLG
- a CDS encoding organic hydroperoxide resistance protein; its protein translation is MTSPNLYTAEAVATGGRAGHTRSSDGRLDLGLSVPASIGGDDGPGTNPEQLFAAGYAACFQGALGVIARRQKLELPQESTITARVGLQKSGLSFALDVELEGHFPGVGREQAEALMQAAHEVCPYSVATRGNVDVRLSVRE
- the hisIE gene encoding bifunctional phosphoribosyl-AMP cyclohydrolase/phosphoribosyl-ATP diphosphatase HisIE, producing the protein MTDHSALKFDSDGLIPVVTQDARSGAVLMQAYADRAAVERTLATREATYYSRSRAAQWVKGQTSGHTQRVVSVALDCDGDSLLYRVEQTGPACHTGEYSCFHRDLLGEGTPDPDAGLDPTLARVYATIRERLATLPEGSYVARLHAGGLDRVLKKISEEAGEVLLAAKNGDRAELATEAADLLFHTLFALAELGVSPDDVAAVLRGREGKTGLRGPKEAG
- a CDS encoding DUF72 domain-containing protein — its product is MRVYIGCGGYTNEDWAAPGLIYEGVRKDDYLATYSAHFDAAELNSSFYAIPGLKAFEGMARKSGGRVRFAVKVNRVFTHDRAPESADFDRMLQSPEPLREAGVMGPYLAQFPYSFHRTADNRRYLALLTERFAGHELAVELRHASWDRPEVREAMAELGVIWVSPDYPPVGGMPEPQVHVTGDVAYLRLHGRNRETWWEGGSAAERHDYLYTRAEMDEWAEKIALVAGDLSELYVFFQNTTRGHALKNVPMLREALSARGVPVHAPDPQESGRLL
- the hisF gene encoding imidazole glycerol phosphate synthase subunit HisF, giving the protein MLAKRIIPCLDVQRGRVVKNVRFFEDHRDAGDPLVLAQLYETQQADELVFYDITATHEGRSLMLDVAARVAEQVMMPLTVGGGIHQLSDFRQLLLAGADKISVNSGAVKRPELIREASDHHGAQCVMLSIDAKRRPGEKSWTVHVGGGRVDTGLDLLEWARRGQELGAGEICLNIMDADGTRAGFDLEATRAVCREVDLPVIASGGAGRLEDFSAVLTAGEADAALAASVFHFGELTVPQVKAFLAGQGVPVRPAWHRGVSSEL